In Salmo trutta chromosome 24, fSalTru1.1, whole genome shotgun sequence, the DNA window atcaataaatcttctaattaattaattattctttacctcacgttagtctcattccaagcgtcagcctttactatgaatcatccatacaccaattgtcttaatcatttatttactaactaactaaataatcacagaaacaGATAAACAAACAACAGTTATAGTTACAAGGAAAtgaggttccctagtgggctaagccgatatgacggcttggtggacaaagggaagtgggtgtggactgagaagggcgggaaagacaaaagagtcactacacagttgataattacattaattgaaatgcaaatcctttgcacatgaacgctcactcattcgggaataattgcaatcaatatatatttatgccCAGTGTGGCAtcatgatctctgttggaatcgtcagtccttctgttggaaagttcatccgagcgtctctctgcttccctgaagTCTTTTGTGGTTaaaatggatacttcagagtcccattcagaaatgttcttatagaTTAGATGTTTCAGCAGTTGTCGTCTTCACATCCCAGgttgacataatttctagctacagactagtaattagtatctaagatttgtTCATTTTCTGttgggatcgatagtctcagagtttaaccatttccacccgtgtagccaatgctccacgtggtatggttaggaattcaacaaccattgtaaccttagcttatactgaggtttttgtggtctctactcaaacctttgcCCCCTCAGCTGACCGATGTATgcgtggtctgaagaggatttcttcaggagggggttttattcgtaacagtagaaaagggctgtcccatgagccagatcatgtctgtgctcattgGGACGGGCCAATGatttagttaaactttaaagggaacaTAATTTAAAGGgaacattacacaatttcacaaatagtttcatctttactcattaattttatacaataattagactCAAACCTCACAATGGAGGCACCTGTATATAAACAGAGTTTTGGTAATGTGGCTGTGTTGTCTTTCATGAGGtaacaaacatgaaacaaaacggaTCGAGTCGTAGCTGACTTCTCCACCGActgtttacacattctccaaaacatggatattgttcagatctcaagttctgtgatgtagaaGAAGTTCCTTTTTTCTACTGTGagactctctctctatatgtatatacactgcttggccaggaggagagagtctccttcaggaatttacgacctgcgataacagaacctgggtgtaggagagagtgtgagagagagagtgagggggatgccatgatctatacccagaaagggccacgtcatgacacaagtaccactgaaacatgcatgagagcttcAGCAGTTCCGGATGaccgtgtgatcacgctctcttcaggcgatgtgagtaagaccttttaaaaggtcaacattcacaaggccgcagggccagattgATTACCAGGACCTGTACTCCGAGCATGACCAAATGGCAAGagtcttcaattacatttttaacCTGTCCTgttcctgaccgagtctgtaataccaacatgtttcaagcagaccaccatagtccctgttcccaagatcactaaggtaacctgcctaaatgactaccgacccgtagccctcacatctgtagccatgaagtgctttgaaaggctggtcatggctcacatcaacgccattatcccagaaaccctagacccactccaatttgcatacgccccaacagatccacagatgatgcaatctctattgaactccacactgccttttcacacctggacaaaaggaacacctatttgagaatgctattcattgagtacagcgcagcgttcaacaccatagtgccctcaaagctcatcactaagctaaggactctgggataaacacctccctctgcaactggatcctggacttcctgacagatgacttaccaccccaggtggtaagggtaggtaacaacacgtccgccacgctgctcctcaacacgggggtccctcaggggtgcgtgctcagtccactcctgtaccccctgttcactcatgaccaCACGGCCAGgctcgactccaacaccattaagtttgccaatgacacaacagtgtttggcctgatcaccaacaatgacgagacaacctatagggaagaggtcagagacctgaccatgtggtgcaaggacaacaacctctccctcatcgtgatcaagacaaaggtgaaaattgtggactacaggaaaaggagggccgagtacacccccattctcatcgacggggcagtagtggagcaggctgagagCTTAAAGGTCCTCTGCttccacgtcaccaacaaactaacatggtccaagcacaccaagacagtcgtgaagagggcacaacaaaacctattcccctcaggagactgaaaagatttggcatgggtcctcagatcctcaaaaggttctacagccgcaccatcgagagcattctgacgggTTGCagcactgcctggtatggaaactgctcggccgaTACCCTCTGTACATattgcctcgctactgttattttactgctgctctttaattatttgttaattttcttgttacttttatttaaaaaaaattcttggtatttttcttacaactgcattgttggctaagggcttgtaagtaataatttcactgacagaacactgagccaatcacggcacaactacAGAATATTAGCAACCCTTCCACGACAGAAAGccctgagctaggctgaaacacctgcattttggagctgccttactcaggaaagcaaaaaagagaccatgtttgtatggaaGCTTTAGTAACTTAATGATTTAAAAAACTTGTTTGCATTGTTTTCAAATTatatatgtgacacatattattgccaaaataacatggaaaacaggcaacccccacctgccctgaattaacggcactttaataatgtatacGTATtctacattactcatcccatatgtatatactgcattctataccatctactgcatcttgcctatgccgcacggccatcgctcatccatatatttatatgagCATATTTTTTATTCAtgcctttacatttgtgtgtaaggtagtcgttgtgaatttgttagattacttgttacaTATTAccgcactgtcggaactagaagcacaagcatttcgctacactcgcattaacatctgctaaccatgtgtatgtgacaaatacaaatttatttgattttatttaaaatgttttgtatGATGATCAAATGTTGGTATAATTATTGTAGTCTTTGTTGGTGTAATAACTCCTGTGATGATCCGAAGGATCAGCTTACAGTGGGGCCACTACAGCATGCTCTCTctcatagagggggagagagggaagtcggCTGTTTCATGGTCGGTCATAAAATACGCTGCCCCTATACTCACCTGTAGTGTTGGAGACCGGAATgtaaactgtggaacacagagTGACACTTGGACATCAAAAGCTTGAAAAGTTAaatcatatttatatttttgagaatgtaggagtggtccgtggacacttaagggacagtcatgacaagtgtgtttcatttggtgatctcatgaaggacaggaaacacacataagtACATTTCCCATCTgacaggtttacatctaaatcTTGTGACACGTATGTGATTGAACATTAAACTATTTGTGGAAAGATGTTATGTGATGTTatccttctaaatgagagtatggatGTTCACATAAAGTTTAATTAGTCAATGGCCATGCCCCCGTGAACCCAGACGTCACATTAGGCGTCATAGAGCTGCCCCTTCTCAAACAGAGTAGAAAACCCACTTTCTTCAAAATGTACATTAAGTCAGAGAACGCCGGGATGGAGTCCCCACATTGAAATGGCTACAACTCTAAAGGTCATTGAACCTGAGAAAAAATGGTGCTGTCGCTACATGCTGGATTGGTTAAGAAATCTACAAACTGAAGTCAAACAACGCCGGGACGGAGTCCCCACGTTGAAATGGCTACCACTCTATAGGCCAAGGAGACCAGACAGCATGTAGTGTTGGCTACaaggctggaaatggttaaactctgagacaatcgatccctacagaataagagcaaattcTAGATTtagaattactagtctgcagctggaaAATACGTAAGTCTCGTATGAGAATACCAACAACCGCGGAAGCATTTATACTCTATGCAACAACCATCTGTACGCCTGACATGTACAATAGATCAAACACTATCCATAGTCACTGAGAAAGCTCCAACCATAaaagacattgtgacttctggggaagttaaccagagacgctctgatgaactgactctccagcagacggactgGTGATTCCAACAGAGAGACAACAACGACATATGGGCATAAATATAAACATTGCAATTATTTTCAaatgagcggccgttcatgtgcaaaggatttgcatttcaatgaatatagTTATCAACTGTttgaattgaatccattttgtccTTCCTGCTCTTTATCCAtccccacccctttccattgtctaccaagccgtcacaccggtttagcccactagggactgaTCAATGCATTGTGTTCATAACCAATAACTACATTGTTTGTTTATGTACTTCTGTCATTtgtttagttagtaaataaatcattaagccaatttgtatatcgctgattcattaTGGAgactagggtttgtgcagatatccaagggtttgtgACATTCAGatatgagactgatgaggtaataatacattaatgagAATGACAATCGGTAAGATATGAAAATATTTGAAGAGTCAATTCGGGAAATAGAGACAAAACATTttcctgtggtgccccgacttcctagttaattaaagtttacaagattagtttaatcacgtaataataattacaaagaTAATTagtttgataaaataacagtattcacatttaatgatagtcacagACACGACATTGACTATATGTCAGAATTTCTGCATTGACAAATTGTCAACCACTGTCTACTAATCTTGTCAACTGCCAGTCCAAGGCAATCCGCTTGGTCCTGCAACCTTTTATGTTTCCAGCCGACCTCTTGTTCCTCCTGTAGGATTTCACTGGTGTTGTCATTACAGCATCTCACTGATCTTAGCCGATCTCATAAGTTTGTCTCATACGTTTGTTGAACACAAATAAACAAATTATATCTTATTTTactcatttttttaaaataaataacatttggCCGTTACTGCCCTTTCCAAAAATCTGGTTATACTTATATTAACATGTTTCTGTTTTTGGAAACATCTCTGAATTTTGTAACTGACAAGACATCACATTCAGAGGCTGCTGATTTTGTCATTGGCCAGTATAAGGCGATCCAATTGGGCCTGCAACTTTGCACGATACTGTTCAATCTCTGAATCCTCCTGTAGGATGTCATCAGTGTCATCTCTGTGTAGCAGATCCAGCATTTCACTGCACACAATCTTGGCTGACTGCTTCAGGATGAAGTAACCGATCAGCATGGGCACCTGGTCAGCCAGTCTTTGCACCACAATCTGTGAGAGAGGTGAGGTGGGATGGAGAGTGAGGGCTAGAAGTGATGAGATGGCCACAAGGCAACCAAAAGATTGCCAAATGACAACCAAGGCTCCACAAGGTGAACTTTAGACTTCAGAGTTGGATAGGTCTGCAAAATGCAATATACCACAAATCAACCCTGCCACAACAATGTATGTTTGAAACATTTGTCAAAACGCATTAATGAGAGATCTGATCATCCCATTGATGTCATGGATTCATTGTACAGGATGGAGCAGagctatacatatatatatatatatatatatgacctaTTATAGCAATCTCAGGAAGAAATCTTAGACATGTATTGATTGGTGGGGAGTTAAGATAATAATATTTATTTTCCCTAACAACAGTGGTGAAACTAAACAATAGAAATTTTAGTGTGATTATATTTCTTTGTTCTGTGCTGCAACTCTTGCTGTATTTATTATAATATAACTACCGTTCAAAGGTCCTATTTTTGtcctttttttaaagaaaagcaattattttgtccattaaaataacatcaaattgatcagaaacacagtgtagacattgttaatgttgtaaatgactattgtagctggaaatggctgattgttaatggaatatctccataggcgtacagaggcccattatcagcaaccatcactcctgtgttccaatacaccttgtgttagctaatccaagtttatacattttaaagggctaattgatcattagaaaacccttttgcaattatgttagcacagctgaaaactgttgtcctgattaaataagcaataaaaaactggccttctttagactagttgagaatctggagcgtcagcatttgtgggtttgattacaggctcaaaatggccactcccttcacagaacagcgcaaactggctctaacctgaatagaaagagaagtgggaggccccggtgcacaactgagcaagaggacaagtacattagagggtctagtttgagaaaccattgaagcacaggagtgatggttgctgataatgggcctctgtacacatATGTAGATATAtcataaaaaaatctgcagtttacagctacaatagtcatttacaacattaacaatgtatttctgatcaatttgatgttattttaaaacttgtttgggatagggggcaatattttcacgttcggatgaaaagcgtgcccagagtaaactgcctgctactcgggcccagagtcaaaaatgtgcatattattagttgatttggatagaaaacacgctgaagtttctaaaactgtttgaatgatgtctgtgagtagaacagaactcatatggcaggcaaaaacctgagaaaaatccaaccaggaagtgtgaaaTCTTCGTAGTTTTTTTCGTAgatgtttgtagtttttcaagtgattgcctatccaaaccacagtgtctgtggggtcattttgcacttcctaaggcttccactagatgtcgacagtctatagaaccttgttttatgcttctactgttactggggataGAATAAGAGCTCACTGAACAAGTGGCCtgcctgaggccaatgagttgtttactgcgcggtcacgcaggcgcgccgttccttctttttcctctgcaatgaatacgctattgtccggttggaatactaTCGAAGAtttgttaaaaagaccctaagggttgattgtaaacatcgtttgacatgtttctacgaacggtaatggaacttttggaCTTTTTGTCTAGGGTATTGTGCTCGGCaatgtgcctttggaatagtgatctgaatgcGTGACCAAaattgaggtatttggacataaatatggagtttatcgaacaaaacaaacatttcttgtggaagttggagtcctgggagtgcattccgacgaagatcagcaaaggtaagtgaagatttatagttttgatgactccagaacttggcgggtaactgtatagcttgctttgattgctgagctctgtactcagaatattgaacaatgtgctttcactgttttgaaatctgacacagcggttgcattaaggagaagtgtatctataattctttcaataactgttgtaaattttgtcaacgttaatgatgagtatttctgtaaattgatgtgctcgttcaccggaagtttgaggcaaaacattttctgaacataagacgccaatgtaaaatgggttttttggatatacatatgaactttatcgaacaaaacatacatgtattgtgtaacattgagtcctgggagtgtcatctgacgaagatcgtcaaaggttagtaattcattttagctgtatttctggtttttgtgacgactctccttgcttggaaaatggctgtgtggtttttcttgtcaaggtgatgtcctaacataatctaatgttatgctttcgccgtaaagccattttgaaatcggacaatgtagttggattaatgagaagtgtatctttaaaatgggttATAATAGTTGTATATttgagaaatgtgaattatgagatttgttgttgttttgtatttcgcgccctgcaaTTCCATTGGCGAGGGGtcccgctagcggaatgtctgtccataacaggttttaatggATAAATATTTAGATTTTCTCTCAAAAaccaggacatttctaagtgacccaacacttttgaactgtagtgtatataGAGAGTTGGGCAAACTTTTAGAACGGACACCATGTTACCCCTTTGAGCATTCCATTTATCCAGTCATGACAAGTATGTTGATTCTAATTCTAGACTTTCAGTTACACagcattgtttaaaaaaaatgtaaatgccatCAACTGATATTGGTCAATATTGTCAACATGGCTGACATATGGACATTGTTGATTATACTGTGTAATATAAATGCATcataattatattattgattataccattgcattgttgaatactccttactgattggcttgaagggcattctagagcgtgcattatttcctTATAACGCATGGTACATCAGCACGGTACTGCATTGTTAATGGAGCTAgcacataagcattttgctacgcCTTTTATACCAGCTGTGAACTGTGTATGTGACGAATACAATATATGTCTCTGGTGTGGAGTACCAGGCTAGATGTAGTCCATTCATACACGTTGAGATCTTCACAAATTTGTGGATAGCCCTGATGAGAAAGTGTGTGACTTTGTTGATAAGCACACTACATAACATGCCAGTTTTATGTTAGCTGCAGGTTTAGTTAGATTTAATATCTGGAACACTCTATACATACTGCAGAGTAGATGTGTTGCATTGTACCTCATAGTATGCCTTGAGCAGCTCAGGGTACTTGCTCCTGGTGTCGTGAACTGAGCTTTCTGCTGTTCCCTCCATTCGACTATGTTTGTTGAAGATTTCATCCTGTGTGTAGACCTGCATCTCCATCTCAAACTGCTCCACGATCCTCTCCTTCACGATGTTTGACTGCTGTTCCTGGATTGTTTCATTTTTTCTCTGAGTTTAAACAAAGATTAAGATTCCATGAGGACATAAAGAACCTTAGATGCAGGGAGGCAGTGAAATACTGTTACTGTTTCAGATAAAAGTTCAGTTTGATATGCTCTAAATATCTTGTGGTGTTTTATTTTGAACATTTCAAGCTACGATCCTACAATGGACATCATGTAAATTGTAATTCTTCATAAAAATATATTGTGATTTTTAAGTGCTACTTTGCCTCATGTATTTCTGTCTTCTTGCTAGCGCCTCTAACTAAGATTTCAATTTCAGGCTAAAATCACAGAATAGAGAATTGTATGATTATCATGTCAGAGCGCTTAACAGTTTACAATTGTCATTACCTTTGAGACCCGATGAAGATAAGGATAATTCTTAAAGCACTCTCTGGACAAATGATCAAATTGCTTCTGCACCATGTctgaaaaaccaaaataaatgtatttggtGAAGAGATATTCCATAAAATGTTATTATTTAAAGGAATAGTACATCCAAAGTCATTTGTCCCAATATTAATATTCCATGTCCAAATAATCATTGAGTAACTTCATTGAGCTACACAATCAATTTGAGATACATTAGGATCATTTGGATATGAAGAGCAAAAAATGAAAACAGGTAAattaaaccaaagcatggattgatgtcacaccttgtccatagactgcttacagggtaaggaaaccaatatgtaattttgtaatttgagtGAAATATTCCTTCAGCATGTCCTATTTAGTCAATTAAAGTTCAAATGTCACTTGCACAAGTTCAATGAAATGGCGTTCTTGCaaactctaaacccaacaatgaagaattaaaaataacataaggtagaacaaaaacactaGAGAAATAAGAAGAGTGCGAGAAAGTAAGTAAGTTGTATACATGGACAATTCCTGGGTCAGTAAGCtaaatacagggtcagttccagggtcagtagctactgtttgttccagggtcagtagcaattaacagggtcagtagctatatacaggggcagttccagggtcagtagctatgtacatggacagttccagggtcagttccagtaccatatgtacaatgtgcagggatactgaagTGGTATGgttagatactgtatgtataagGGTAAGTTGACCAGGTATcaggtgtcatgactgtcctgatcaggtcagggtacaggagaccaccaccctacagattatctcccaaacccccaacagaggaggagagatctaggggtctgaagatgtgggggttttatgacacctcatgcccataataaacttaggccacagagaaattcctttgtcctaacaatggagaactggcctcagaacattaaacatgcaataaagggactttggaacaatggtttccgtggttatgacgaaaagtggaatattaaaatgtatgtaacttttgtatttgtttttaaaggttaagagatgacgttattatgaaaacattgtacctttaagagttttcccagtatatgcctgatgtttatacattgtacgctgtttggaaaatatccaaatcaaacagaatgttttggtaaagatgaaatgtgaagttagtgtctaaaatcggatttttagccaaatctaagccttgcccccttaacttggtccgcccagagaattgccctaaaggcggttacacccacttctgacccgagggtataagacaggagagtgaagaattaacataggagactattgaccacaagctgcagctaaggtctaacaaagtcgacgaaccccaaaacgaaacacaaggttgaagacaaagaaatatttttctacacgagctacggacgagtagctgtgtctaagcgggtgaattcaagccgaatcacccagcctccactctccattgaatcgtggtatcgacaccattcgagccgaagctgtgagctctgagctacagagctgtctgtcctcagaagacccctttccgatcaagggtgaggatcagaccacttagccaagaaggacactgacatcgtgaggacaaccagagagctgcgccggagaactgcgtcatttagaagcctaaacgaccacgcggagcttcccacctgagaactccaacacgtaattacatcattatattctgacccataagagcggcagttcggggcaaggctaattttaaataagcatggctgacaaatgaacccaaatgtatatttctctcgtgtacttcctttatttctctctctttaaaatccccattttgggtaacaagcgccatagtgtgttggcccgttatactaagtcctaatcaatagctagactgtgttttgtgtatgtgcatttttatcatcattttagcttgctagtaaataaataatcaactaagattggtgtggtaaattcagtggtaaagcccgggtccgtgcagattcccggattatacgacgttcagattatgagactgtagaggaaattgattaatttagcgactgttgtaatcgatattctgatatcctttgagttaatttgggaaatagaaactcaatcaaaacaatgttcccatggtgccccaggttaatgagttaataattgcttgattcattgcttaattcatttaatcacataattataaaccgttaatcatttgatgagcaacagtcgtcacattaactaatacaacgtcacgacatatggcgccccctgtgaggaatctaagataggactaggccgcactgttgtgttattccatatcaattgtgtagcaatatatatacattccattaatagctataggcaggactagtgcgggagagaagtgtgtgtgtgtcgttccatttgacccagatactggtcgggagagaacgacccctgttgtatatctgaccaaagccagtgtgaagggggtctactgaatgctacgagctagggcatatgtaccagccgatgcaggcattctgagaaatactactagttgggcctaacgtagtgttatttctgtcgatcgctttcaggagtgatctgactcggtcataagtaattcctagagcagaggacatatgagccagccattacggaaattagagtagatatattcgtttgaccgaagcgaagttattatctctctacctctcgcgttgggtaacggggagaggttaagggttgaacgtgagacgtcaccaagtaaacccgttcccttgttggagggaacatcccttgtgcggcgagggggaaaccccgcgcaaggaaatctaagcattgcgccagatgctaagctaacaaaggggagccgccatttttgttttcctctttgttcatagtgaattcccgcgttagacgggaatcctgtgtgatctcagcttgggctatccgtaacctctggcgaagaaacgccagtcatttttcgtgaaataagtcaggttacgctgtacgatatctaaccagtctcaactgattggatatcactgtctcattcaatttaatatacattaaattgctacactacctgtgcaggttggttagggaataatacacacacgaatgtgccataaccaatgagacattgttaaactgttccacgttaacttagatatagcaactatttcaggttaattaaagctaattcctttagcctatacagggttgactaatcattcaaattgattaatagattaaagctgttttaccagattaatggtgtttaggtagactttttaacagtattgtaaaattctattttcactggtaccctgtcgattttagctgtgttaacagtgacctccggtggtgaagaatcaccagtaattatttttaaataattcaggttatgctgtacgatatctaaccagtctcaactgattggatatcattgtctcgttcaatttaatatacattaaattgctacacttaccgttcaggttggttattggaataatatgcaaactaatgtg includes these proteins:
- the LOC115161398 gene encoding interferon-induced GTP-binding protein MxB-like, encoding MEYLFTKYIYFGFSDMVQKQFDHLSRECFKNYPYLHRVSKRKNETIQEQQSNIVKERIVEQFEMEMQVYTQDEIFNKHSRMEGTAESSVHDTRSKYPELLKAYYEIVVQRLADQVPMLIGYFILKQSAKIVCSEMLDLLHRDDTDDILQEDSEIEQYRAKLQAQLDRLILANDKISSL